Genomic segment of Chitinophaga varians:
AGGAACTGAAATCAAAGGATATAGCCGAAGCAAGGGAAACGAACCTCGTCAATGCGCTGTCAGGAAAAATTGCCGGCGTACAGGTAACCAACAGCCAGGGCAGCCTCGGGTCTTCCCGTATCGTGATCCGCGGCGAAACCTCTATCGCAGGGAATAACCAGCCACTATTTATCCTGGACGGTATCCCGGTAGACAACAGCCAGCTGGGCGTTGGCACGGGCCGTGACTTCGCGAACGCCATCTCCGATGTGAACCCCGATGATATCGCTTCCATCAGCGTGCTGAAAGGCCCCAATGCGGCGGCATTGTACGGCTCCCGCGCATCTAACGGCGTAATCCTCATCAAAACAAAAACAGGCAAGGACGTGAAAGGCGGCTTAGGCGTCACCGTCAATTCCAACGCCACATTCGACAAAGTGCTGATCCTGCCTGACTTCCAGAACGTGTACGGTCAGGGCGCCGGTGGACAGTTCTCCTATAAAGATGGTAAAGGCGGTGGCCTTAACGACGGTACAGACGAAAGCTGGGGCCCTAAAATGGACGGCCGTCTTATCCCGCAGTTCTTCTCCAATGGCGAAGCCGTGCCGTTTGTGCCACATCCCAACAACGTAAAGGATTTCTACGAGACCGGCTATACGCTTAACAACGGTCTGGCTGTAGGTGGCAGCTCTGAAAAAATAGACTACCGTTTTTCTTATAATAACACCAAACAGGGAGGTATTCTGCCTAACACGGGCATCACCCGCAATACCTTCACGGCCAGCAACACCTTCCGCATTGCGCCCAAACTCACGCTTAATACCTACGCCAATTATATCCGCAGCAGCGCAGACAACCTGCCCGGCGTAGACGGCAGAAGAGGCAACAGCGTTACCTTACAGTTTATCTGGTTTGGCCGCCAGGTGGACGTGGCCAGGCTCAGGGACTATAAAAACCCCGATGGCACCGACTACAACTGGAACCACAGCTACTATAGCAATCCTTACTGGATACAAAATGAAAATACTGTCAGCCAGCTGCGTAACCGCTTCTTCGGAAACGCCCGCCTGTCATACGAAATCACCGACTGGCTGACCGCTAACTTCCGCATCGGTACTGACTACTATCAGGACAGAAGAAAATACAAAATCGCTTACTATACCAACGGCACTCCTTTTGGCTCTTATACAGAAGATGCCTACATGGTAAATGAAACCAACGGAGAGTTTACCCTCAACGCCAAAAAGCAACTGAGCCATGACTTCAACCTGGACGTGCTCGCAGGTGGTAACATCCGTAACAACCGGTTTGAACAAAACTATCAGCAGGCGCCGAAACTGGCGGTGAAGGACGTGTATACGCTCAACAACTCCCGTGATCCGCTGATCTCTACCAGCTCGTTCACCAGGCAGCGGGTATACAGCACCTTCGGTTCTGCACAGCTCGGGTTCCGCAACTACGCCTTCCTGAACGTGACAGCCCGTAACGACTGGTCGTCCACGCTCCCGGTAGAAAACAACTCTTATTTCTATCCTTCCGTGAATGGAAGCCTTGTGCTCTCCGACGCGCTGAACATTAAAAGCAAAGCCCTGACACTGCTTAAAATCCGCGGCGGCTGGGCACAGGTAGGTAAAGACACAGATCCCTATCAACTGATCAACACCTACCCGTTCAATCAGCCATTCGGACAATATCCGTTGCTGACCGTATCGGATAAGTTCCTCGCCAGAAACCTGAAACCGGAAATTACCAGCTCTACAGAACTGGGACTGGAAGCGGGTTTTATCGATAACCGCATTCGCCTCGATCTCACCTGGTACCAGTCCAACAGCCGCAACCAGATCCTGCTGGCAGACGTGAGCCCCACTACCGGCTACCTGAAAAAACTGATGAACGCCGGTGAGATCAGTAACAAAGGCGTGGAAGTAATGCTGGGTGTAACGCCGGTGTCTACACGCTCCGGTTTCCGTTGGGACGTTAACGTTAACTACGCCCGTAACGTGAGCAAAGTAGTGGAACTGGACAAGGAAGGTTTCCTGAACAACTACGTACTGGGCAGCAGTGGCAATATGCAGGTGCTGGCCAGCAAAGGACAACGTTATGGCGCACTGTATGGTGCAGCGTACCAGCGTGACGCACAAAACAGGATCATCGTTAATGCTGACGGTACGCCGGCCATCGACCCCAATAAAAAGATACTGGGCTATTACACGCCCAAATGGACAGGTGGTATTTACAATACTTTCACCTTTAAAGGTTTCAGCCTCGGTTTCCTGATAGACACCAAACAGGGCGGCTCTATCTATTCCGGCACCAACTATACCGGTAACTATACCGGTGTACTGGCCACCACATTGCCAGGCCGTGATGAAGAACACGGTGGTTTGCCTTACTACCGCAGCGGCCAACAGAATATCCAGCTGCCGTCACATTCCGCTACCGCTCCCAATGGCGCCGAAGTACACCATGATGGTATCATCTTCGACGGTTATACGGCGGATGGTAAAAAGAATAACGTCATCCTGGGCGCAGAGGATTATTACAAAGCCGTATACAACAGCAGCCTGAATGAAAGCTCCGTTTTTGACGCTTCTTTTATCAAGCTGCGTGAAATCAAGCTGGGTTATACGTTGCCCAAAACACTGACTGACCGCTGGAAGCTGCAGTCCGTGAATATTGCGCTGGTGGCCAGAAACCTGGGTTATCTGCAGAAACATGTTCCCAATATTGACCCGGAAACCGCTTTCAATACCGGCAACGGTCAGGGCCTGGAGACACTGCAAATACCTACCACCCGCAGCATTGGCGTTAACCTGAATGTTTCATTTTAATTACGCACCGGATTATGAAAAAATTGTTGATACCAACTTACCTGTTGTTCGCTATTGTGCTGCTGGCTTCCTGCCGCAAAGACCTGGAGCGGATCAACAAGAACCCGAACGAACCTGTCACCGTACAGCCGGATTACCTGCTGAGCAACGGCATCAAAGCCAATGTGGATACCTACTGGGGACCTGATGCGGCCATGGACGGAACGCTGTTGTATGTACAGTACTGGTCCAAAATACAATACACGGACGCCGACCGTTATATTGCCGGTGCTACCGGTACACAGAACGTGTGGAGCAATTTTTATGCACAGGGTATTGAAGACTTTACCACGCTGGCACAGCTGGGCGATAGTCTGCATAACCCCAATTATAAAGCCGTGGCCGTGATCATGCGCTCCTGGATTTTCCAGCAGCTAACTGATCTCTATGGTGATGTGCCTTACAAACAGGCTGGCCAGATCGCTCAGTACCTGACACCGGTATACGACAGCCAGAAAGATGTGTACACCGGTTTGCTGGACGAGCTGAAACAAGCTGCGGCCACCATCACGCCCGGCAGCAACAATATCGATGGCGACATCCTCCTGGGCGGTGATGTTACCCGCTGGAAGCAGTTTGCCAACGGCCTGCGCATACGTATCGCTTTACGTATAGCCGACCGCGAACCGACAATCGCCAAAACGGTATTTGACGAGGTGACTGCCGGCGGTGCCGGCGCGTTGTTGCCCAAAGACGCTGTGGTGAAACTCAACTACCTCGCATCGCCCAACCAGAACCCGGTAGGCCGCAACCGCGAAACCCGCAATGACTACCGTATCAGCAAATCCATTGTGGATAAGTTGAAGGCTTTGAACGACCCACGGTTAAGCATATACGCTACCATGCCCAAAGATACCAATGTGATCATCGGCGTGACCAACGGTCTTCCCAGCGATTCCGCTGCCAGACTGGGATTCAGCAAAACATCCGATGCGGGTGCGGTGTTTACCGCCACCACGGCTCCAGCGGTTTTGTTCAGCTATGCCGAACAACTGTTTATCCTGGCAGAAGCAGCGCAACGCGGCCTGGTTGCCGGTGACCCGCTCACGCTGTATAATCAGGCTATCGCCGCTTCCTTTGTGCAATACGGTCTCTCTGAAGCCGCTGCTGCTGTTTATGCGGTACAACCAGGCGTAGCTTATGACGCGCTGAACTTTAAGAAAAGTATCGGTGAACAGAAATGGCTGGCACTCTTTGGTCAGGGCATCGAAGGCTTCACCGAATGGAGAAGGCTGGACTATCCCCAGCTGAAGGCTGCCTATGCCGGCGCGCTGGGCGGCAGTATGCCGGTAAGATTTAAATATCCCTCCAGTGAACAGGCGCTCAACGGCACCAATTACAAGGCGGCCGTTGCCAGACAAGGCGCAGACCTGCTGACCACCAAACTGTGGTTTGATAAGTACTAGTTTTTAGCTGTTGATAAATTGAAAGCCGGCGTGAGGATTCATGCCGGCTTTTTTATAATTTCAAACATACATTTAAAAAATTAACATATAATAAATAAAGTTTTTAATTTAGCGGCATCAACAACTGACCGGGAATGCATAGAGTATTTTTATCCTTATTGATTGTATGTGCCACTGCTTGCCATAATAATACTGCCGATGATGAACCCACTGCTGTGCCGGCTCCCTCTGAACTGGCCATCACCTCTCTGGAAAAAGTGGAAGACGAAGACTCGGTCCTGGAAGCCCATGAGGACATTGACTGGAAAGAGATAGAAGTCTTTCAGTTTTCGAAAGCGTTGATAGACAACAAAGTGCCGCTGCACACCACCTTGCCGCGCTTCACGGCGGCGCTGGGAGAAGCGGACAGCCTGGTGGAGCCCAACTGGGAATATCTCTGCGGCACCCAGTTTGAAGACAATTTCCAATACTTCTATAAAGACGGCTCCCGTTTTGAATTATACAAAGACACGCTTTACTGCAGTGAATACAAGCTCACCCCAGGGCATACGGTCGTGCATGCAGGTGTTACTTTCAGCAGTAACACCACATGGGCAGATGTGAAAAAACATTTTCCGAGGGCAGTACAACAGGCGGAAAATGGTGGCTACACAGATATGATCACCCTGCGGGACGCGGATGTGGAAGACAACGACAGCAGTGTACGTTTTTATTTTGAGAACGGGAAACTGGTTCGTATTGTCTATTTTGTTCCCTGTTAAGCTAACAGGTAGATATTCAGGCTTCTGGCTCCCTGTGCGCCGTGTACCAGTACCGCGCCGATGTCTGCGGTAGCGGAAGGCCCCATCATAAAACAGCCGTAGGCCGTATCTTCCAGGTGTATGCGCAGGTAAGCGTCATACATATCTCCTACAATGGCCTGCGGCGACAGCAGGATGACCAGGTGCTGCGACAGAAACCCCAATGCATTCACCACCAGGTCTTCTTCGGTGAGCCACACCATACCGTTTTCCGCTACGCCAAAACGGGCGCGGATAACACCTACGTCTACATCGGCAAGGTCATGCGGATTATTAACAGCATGAATGTCCCGGTTACCGGTTATTTCAGGCGTCGCGGAACAGATGACTTTTGCCTGCGCATACTGTGACGCCAGCAAAGCCTGGGCTGCTGCGGCATCAGCAGGCCGGAACACTTCGCCGCCGGCATCTTTTACGCGGTTTTCAAAAGCGGCCAATAAATCGGTTTTCATACGGGGGAAATCCGGTGTTTCCGGATAGGCGGTCTTGTTGGCAGGCATCTGGCGCTCTACTGCTGCCAGTACCTGATTACGGGCGTTGTTCTCCATGTTCATTGTTTTTAGCTCGGTATTGTAAATACCATTCCCGGAATGTTTGTCCGGCGAAATGGGGTAACTCACGGTGACGTCCCCACGGATTTAAAACCCTGTTGTACAGCAGGAAGTCCGGCGTGAAGCGGATAGCCCCGCTGGCCATGGTTTCGGCGCTGCGGAAAAGCTGTGGATGCTCGAAGATCTTACCTGCAGCGCCGAAGGCCAGCCGGCGCGATACAGGCAGGTATTTCTTCGCTGCCATCACTTTCCGCCATTGCAGGATCTGGTCGCTGATGTTGATCTTCACCGGGCATACTGCTGTGCAGGAGCCACATAACGAGGAATGGTAAGGAAGTTCGCTGTACCTGGATTCATCAAAAGTAGGGTCGAGGATAATGCCGATAGGGCCGGAATAGGTGGCGCCATATGCCAGGCCGCCGCTGCGGCGGTAAACAGGGCAGGTGTTCATACAGGCGCCGCAACGGATACATTTCAGGGAGGTCCAGAAATCGGGCATGCCCAGCCGCTTACTGCGACCGTTGTCGGTGAGGATGATATGCAGCTCACCGCCTTTACGCGGACCGCTGAAATGAGAGGTGTATTGGGTGGCCAGCGTCCCCAGTGCGCTGCGGGACAAGAGGCGGATAAAAATGCCCAGGTCTTTTACTTTGGGCAACAGTTTCTCTATGCCGATACTGGCGATATGCACCGGCGGAACGGCCGCGCCGATGTCGGCATTGCCTTCATTGGTACATACCACGAAGCTGCCGGTTTCGGCAATCGCGAAATTGGCGCCTGTCATGCCCGCACCGGCTTCCAGGAAGCGCCTGCGCGCATTGTCGCGCATGGCTTCTGTGAGGTAGTGCGGGTCTGTGTTACGCGGGTCAGTGCCGATAGTACGGGCAAACAGCTGTGCCACATCTTCCGCCGTTTTGTGAATGGCGGGCATCACAATATGGCTGGGCGGCTGATCGTCCAGCTGCTGTATCCTTTCCCCCAGATCGGATTCGGTAACGGTAATGCCGCGGTTTTCCAGGAAAGCGGTCATGCCGCATTCTTCCTGCAGCATGGATTTGCTTTTGATGACGGCGCTAATGTTCTTTTCCTGCAGGATATTCCACACATGCTGGTTGTGCTCTGCTGCGTCCCTGGCCCAGTATACTTTAGCGCCACGTTTGATGGCATTGGATTCAAATTCCAGGAGATAGTCGTACAGATGGGTGAGGGTATGCTCCTTGATCTGTGAAGCCAGCTCGCGAAGGGTTTCCCACTCGGGTACTTCACGCGCGGCAGCATCTCTTTTCATACGGGCGGCCCACAGGTTTTTGTCGTGCATCGGTTCATGCACGTCGTCCTGTGCCAGAAAGGCGGCGGCGTGGGCGGCAACATCTACTTTTTTATCGTCTCCCATAAAAAAATATTAAAAAGGACCTCCGTTCAGTACCTGTGCCACATGCAGGAATTTCAGGTGGATGCCTGCTTTCCGGGCGATCCCCTGCTGATGCATGAGGCATGACATATCGGGTGAAACAACAAACTCGGCATCGTGCCGCATATAATCGTGTACTTTGTCAATGCCCATACTGGCGCTCACGGCTTCATCGGTCACGCAGAAGGTGCCGCCAAAACCGCAGCATTCGTCCGGCCTGTCCATCGGCACCAGTTCCAGGCCTTCTACCATCTGTAACAATCTGGCTGTCTTATTGAAGGGAGTGCCCATCGTTTCGGATGGCAGGGCTATGCCCAGCCCGCGGATGGAGCTGCAACTATTGTGCAAACCCACCTTATAGCGAAAATAGGCCCAGGGAAAGGCTGCTGCTTTGACGATATCGTGGAGAAATTCCACCAGTTCGTAGGTCCGTTCCCGTACGTGCAACACTTCGGGGCTTTGTGGAATAGCGTCAAGATGAAGTTTTACGTGTTTCACGCAACTGCCTGCCGGCCCTACGATATAGTCAAATTCCCTGAAGTTGTCCACAAACAATTGTTCGGCGGCAGCGGAGTGTTGCTGGTCGCCTTCGTTGGCCATCGGCTGGCCGCAGCAGGTCTGGTTCAACGGATATACGACTTCCAGTCCGAAGCGCTCCAGCAGCTCCAGCGTGGCAATACCTGCTTCGGGGTAAATAGCGTCAATGTAACAAGGAATAAACAAGCCAACTCTCATACAGGACTATTTGCAGATGTACTAATGCATAACAGCAAAGTCAGGGTATTGGTTGACCATAAAAATTAAGATACCGGTGTTCTGCCGCCATCTACCGCGATGCTGGTACCGGTGACGTAGGACGCGGCGGGGGAGGCCAGAAAAGCGGCCATGGCGGCTATTTCATGTGCTTCGCCAAACCGTTTCATGGGTATCTCGTTCCGCCATTCTTCTGCTACGACGTCCGGTGATACGTTCCGTGCAGCGGCGGTGGCATTGAACAGTTTCTCCAGCCGGTCGGTGGCAGTGGAACCCGGCAGCACATTGTTGACCGTGATACCGTGCTGTGCCAGTTCATTGGCCAGTGTTTTAGCCCATGCCGCCACGGCCCAGCGGGTGGTATTGGACACGCCGAGGTTCTTTAACGGGGCTTTTACAGAGGTAGAGATAATGTTGATGATACGGCCATATCCTGCCTGTATCATACCCGGAACCAGCGCCTGTGCCAGTACCTGGTTGCAGAGCAGATGTTGTGAGAAAGCATCGGAAAATGCAGTGGTGGAAGCCTGTAAAACAGGACCGGCAGCCGGTCCGCCGCTGTTATTAACGAGGATGTGTACCGGGCCTTCCAGGGCTAAGTCAGCCGCCAGGTCGGTTATCTCGTCCAGATTAGTGAAGTCAGCTACAATATAACGGTGCGGCTGCCCGGCATCGGCAGCGAGTTGGGCAACGGCGGCTTTCAGCTTTTCTTCGTTGCGGGCAGTGAGGATGCAGGTGGCGCCCAGTGCGGCCAGC
This window contains:
- a CDS encoding SusC/RagA family TonB-linked outer membrane protein; the protein is MKYVQRLLGLLPALLWLQQSFAQEIRVSGVVTSRNDAQRVPGAVIRVKGASRGTQADADGKYTINANATDTLQVSFIGFQTALVPVGNNRVVNIALETSDSKLQEVVVTALGISKEKKSLGYAVQELKSKDIAEARETNLVNALSGKIAGVQVTNSQGSLGSSRIVIRGETSIAGNNQPLFILDGIPVDNSQLGVGTGRDFANAISDVNPDDIASISVLKGPNAAALYGSRASNGVILIKTKTGKDVKGGLGVTVNSNATFDKVLILPDFQNVYGQGAGGQFSYKDGKGGGLNDGTDESWGPKMDGRLIPQFFSNGEAVPFVPHPNNVKDFYETGYTLNNGLAVGGSSEKIDYRFSYNNTKQGGILPNTGITRNTFTASNTFRIAPKLTLNTYANYIRSSADNLPGVDGRRGNSVTLQFIWFGRQVDVARLRDYKNPDGTDYNWNHSYYSNPYWIQNENTVSQLRNRFFGNARLSYEITDWLTANFRIGTDYYQDRRKYKIAYYTNGTPFGSYTEDAYMVNETNGEFTLNAKKQLSHDFNLDVLAGGNIRNNRFEQNYQQAPKLAVKDVYTLNNSRDPLISTSSFTRQRVYSTFGSAQLGFRNYAFLNVTARNDWSSTLPVENNSYFYPSVNGSLVLSDALNIKSKALTLLKIRGGWAQVGKDTDPYQLINTYPFNQPFGQYPLLTVSDKFLARNLKPEITSSTELGLEAGFIDNRIRLDLTWYQSNSRNQILLADVSPTTGYLKKLMNAGEISNKGVEVMLGVTPVSTRSGFRWDVNVNYARNVSKVVELDKEGFLNNYVLGSSGNMQVLASKGQRYGALYGAAYQRDAQNRIIVNADGTPAIDPNKKILGYYTPKWTGGIYNTFTFKGFSLGFLIDTKQGGSIYSGTNYTGNYTGVLATTLPGRDEEHGGLPYYRSGQQNIQLPSHSATAPNGAEVHHDGIIFDGYTADGKKNNVILGAEDYYKAVYNSSLNESSVFDASFIKLREIKLGYTLPKTLTDRWKLQSVNIALVARNLGYLQKHVPNIDPETAFNTGNGQGLETLQIPTTRSIGVNLNVSF
- a CDS encoding SusD/RagB family nutrient-binding outer membrane lipoprotein, translated to MKKLLIPTYLLFAIVLLASCRKDLERINKNPNEPVTVQPDYLLSNGIKANVDTYWGPDAAMDGTLLYVQYWSKIQYTDADRYIAGATGTQNVWSNFYAQGIEDFTTLAQLGDSLHNPNYKAVAVIMRSWIFQQLTDLYGDVPYKQAGQIAQYLTPVYDSQKDVYTGLLDELKQAAATITPGSNNIDGDILLGGDVTRWKQFANGLRIRIALRIADREPTIAKTVFDEVTAGGAGALLPKDAVVKLNYLASPNQNPVGRNRETRNDYRISKSIVDKLKALNDPRLSIYATMPKDTNVIIGVTNGLPSDSAARLGFSKTSDAGAVFTATTAPAVLFSYAEQLFILAEAAQRGLVAGDPLTLYNQAIAASFVQYGLSEAAAAVYAVQPGVAYDALNFKKSIGEQKWLALFGQGIEGFTEWRRLDYPQLKAAYAGALGGSMPVRFKYPSSEQALNGTNYKAAVARQGADLLTTKLWFDKY
- a CDS encoding lactate utilization protein C, which produces MENNARNQVLAAVERQMPANKTAYPETPDFPRMKTDLLAAFENRVKDAGGEVFRPADAAAAQALLASQYAQAKVICSATPEITGNRDIHAVNNPHDLADVDVGVIRARFGVAENGMVWLTEEDLVVNALGFLSQHLVILLSPQAIVGDMYDAYLRIHLEDTAYGCFMMGPSATADIGAVLVHGAQGARSLNIYLLA
- a CDS encoding lactate utilization protein B, with translation MGDDKKVDVAAHAAAFLAQDDVHEPMHDKNLWAARMKRDAAAREVPEWETLRELASQIKEHTLTHLYDYLLEFESNAIKRGAKVYWARDAAEHNQHVWNILQEKNISAVIKSKSMLQEECGMTAFLENRGITVTESDLGERIQQLDDQPPSHIVMPAIHKTAEDVAQLFARTIGTDPRNTDPHYLTEAMRDNARRRFLEAGAGMTGANFAIAETGSFVVCTNEGNADIGAAVPPVHIASIGIEKLLPKVKDLGIFIRLLSRSALGTLATQYTSHFSGPRKGGELHIILTDNGRSKRLGMPDFWTSLKCIRCGACMNTCPVYRRSGGLAYGATYSGPIGIILDPTFDESRYSELPYHSSLCGSCTAVCPVKINISDQILQWRKVMAAKKYLPVSRRLAFGAAGKIFEHPQLFRSAETMASGAIRFTPDFLLYNRVLNPWGRHRELPHFAGQTFREWYLQYRAKNNEHGEQRP
- a CDS encoding (Fe-S)-binding protein gives rise to the protein MRVGLFIPCYIDAIYPEAGIATLELLERFGLEVVYPLNQTCCGQPMANEGDQQHSAAAEQLFVDNFREFDYIVGPAGSCVKHVKLHLDAIPQSPEVLHVRERTYELVEFLHDIVKAAAFPWAYFRYKVGLHNSCSSIRGLGIALPSETMGTPFNKTARLLQMVEGLELVPMDRPDECCGFGGTFCVTDEAVSASMGIDKVHDYMRHDAEFVVSPDMSCLMHQQGIARKAGIHLKFLHVAQVLNGGPF
- a CDS encoding SDR family oxidoreductase, with product MNISLQGKTALVCGSSQGIGLATAIELAALGATCILTARNEEKLKAAVAQLAADAGQPHRYIVADFTNLDEITDLAADLALEGPVHILVNNSGGPAAGPVLQASTTAFSDAFSQHLLCNQVLAQALVPGMIQAGYGRIINIISTSVKAPLKNLGVSNTTRWAVAAWAKTLANELAQHGITVNNVLPGSTATDRLEKLFNATAAARNVSPDVVAEEWRNEIPMKRFGEAHEIAAMAAFLASPAASYVTGTSIAVDGGRTPVS